The following are from one region of the Halarcobacter sp. genome:
- the poxB gene encoding ubiquinone-dependent pyruvate dehydrogenase — translation MNDNIATYFAKLLAKMGIKRIWGITGDSLNGFSDSLEKLDEIKWIGTRHEETAAFAAGADAKVSGEISVCAGSCGPGNMHLINGLYDCQRKGVPVLAIASHIPSSEIGSGYFQETHPQDLFKECSVFCELVSNPEQMPYILETAIRQAILKNGVSVIVIPGDIMLKPMPEGSKLLWNKPSFPNVIPNNEDIKEVAKLLNENEKITFLCGAGCKDSHDEVVELAKLLNAPVVHALGGKEYIEWENPNSVGMTGLIGYESGYYAMENSDLLLVLGSSFPYKAFYPKDAQIIQIDLKPESLGRHMQVDRGLIGDIKSSIKALLPKIKQKENRKFLDSALSHYKNTVEKFDKLASGNSKTGLIHPQYLTKVIDKYASDDAIFTCDVGTPTVWAARYLNMNGKRKLIGSFNHGSMANALPQAIGAKVNSPQKEVIALCGDGGFSMLMGDLLTLIQHKVKAKIVIYDNNSLGFVAIEMKAGGFLYENTELTNPDFSSIAKAVGIKGFRVEEPEDLEDTVKEFLEYDGAALLDVTTAKQELTMPPKITFDAAKGFGIYMLRAIINGKGDELVEVAKENLIR, via the coding sequence ATGAATGACAATATAGCAACTTATTTTGCAAAACTTTTAGCGAAAATGGGTATAAAAAGAATCTGGGGAATCACTGGAGATTCTTTAAATGGATTTAGTGATAGTTTAGAAAAACTAGATGAGATAAAGTGGATTGGTACAAGACACGAAGAAACTGCTGCCTTTGCAGCTGGTGCAGATGCAAAAGTTAGCGGTGAGATATCTGTTTGTGCTGGTTCTTGTGGTCCTGGAAATATGCACTTGATAAATGGTTTATATGATTGCCAAAGAAAAGGTGTACCTGTATTAGCAATAGCTTCACATATCCCCTCTAGTGAGATAGGAAGTGGATATTTTCAAGAAACACATCCCCAAGATTTATTTAAAGAGTGTAGTGTCTTTTGTGAGTTAGTTTCAAACCCTGAACAGATGCCATATATTTTAGAAACGGCAATAAGACAAGCTATATTAAAAAATGGTGTTAGTGTTATTGTTATTCCTGGTGATATTATGCTAAAACCTATGCCTGAAGGTTCAAAACTTTTATGGAATAAACCTAGCTTCCCAAACGTTATTCCAAACAATGAAGATATAAAAGAGGTGGCTAAACTATTAAATGAAAATGAAAAAATTACTTTCTTATGTGGAGCAGGGTGCAAAGATTCACACGATGAAGTTGTAGAGTTAGCCAAACTATTAAATGCACCAGTTGTTCATGCCTTGGGTGGAAAAGAGTATATTGAGTGGGAAAACCCAAATAGTGTAGGGATGACTGGACTTATTGGTTACGAATCAGGATATTATGCAATGGAAAACTCTGATTTATTATTGGTTTTAGGTTCATCTTTCCCTTATAAAGCTTTTTATCCTAAAGATGCACAAATCATACAAATAGATTTAAAACCAGAATCTCTAGGAAGACATATGCAAGTTGACCGAGGACTTATTGGTGATATTAAATCTAGTATTAAAGCTTTATTACCAAAGATAAAACAAAAAGAGAATAGAAAGTTTTTAGATAGTGCATTAAGTCATTATAAAAATACTGTAGAGAAGTTTGATAAACTAGCAAGTGGAAATAGTAAAACTGGATTAATCCATCCTCAATATTTAACAAAAGTTATAGATAAATATGCAAGTGATGATGCTATATTTACTTGTGATGTAGGTACTCCAACTGTGTGGGCTGCAAGATATTTAAATATGAATGGAAAAAGAAAACTTATTGGTTCTTTTAACCATGGTTCTATGGCAAATGCACTTCCACAAGCTATTGGTGCAAAAGTAAACTCACCTCAAAAAGAGGTTATTGCCTTGTGTGGTGATGGTGGATTCTCAATGTTAATGGGAGATTTGTTAACATTGATACAACATAAAGTAAAAGCAAAAATTGTAATATATGATAACAACTCATTAGGTTTTGTAGCAATCGAGATGAAAGCTGGTGGTTTTTTATATGAGAATACAGAATTAACAAATCCTGATTTCTCATCAATAGCAAAAGCAGTTGGTATAAAAGGTTTTAGAGTTGAAGAACCTGAAGATTTAGAAGACACAGTTAAAGAGTTTTTAGAGTATGATGGTGCAGCACTACTTGATGTTACAACTGCAAAACAAGAATTAACAATGCCTCCAAAAATCACTTTTGATGCTGCAAAAGGGTTTGGTATTTATATGTTAAGAGCTATAATAAATGGTAAAGGTGATGAGTTAGTCGAGGTTGCAAAAGAAAATTTAATAAGATAG
- a CDS encoding GntP family permease has translation MLVLILLVAIVFIVLATSKLKLHPFIALLIAAYGIAISVGMGYTEIATTLTKGFGGILAYIGIVIVLGTIIGVILEKSGAAIKMANVILKIVGKKRPVLAMSVIGYIVSIPVFCDSGFVILNALKRSMVKQLKVSGVAMSVALATGLFATHTLVPPTPGPIAAAGNLMVDNLGLVIIFGFFISIITMLAGYFWALRSGKIYKSGEDSLVDLEKDSEVIEKYGELPSAFKSFAPIFIPILLMALASIVKLVFADANESFLYKLFIFLGNPTNALFIGLLFASMLLPKFDEERLSGWIGEGIKNAGEILIITGAGGALGAVLKASGIGTYLGETLQTLSLGILVPFIIAAALKSAQGSSTTALVVTSTIIYPLLASLGLDSEIGKILTVMAIGAGAMTVSHANDSFFWVVSRFSQMDVATAYKAYTTATLLQGVVTIAIVYVLAGILL, from the coding sequence ATGTTGGTACTTATTCTTTTAGTGGCAATAGTATTTATCGTACTTGCAACTAGCAAGTTGAAGTTACACCCTTTTATTGCATTACTTATTGCAGCATATGGGATAGCTATTAGTGTTGGTATGGGCTATACTGAAATAGCAACTACATTAACAAAAGGCTTTGGTGGAATCCTAGCTTATATTGGTATAGTAATTGTACTTGGTACTATCATTGGTGTAATACTTGAAAAAAGTGGTGCAGCAATAAAAATGGCAAATGTTATTCTTAAAATTGTAGGTAAGAAAAGACCAGTTTTAGCAATGTCAGTTATTGGATATATTGTATCTATTCCTGTATTTTGTGATAGTGGTTTTGTTATCTTAAATGCATTAAAAAGATCAATGGTAAAACAACTAAAAGTTTCAGGTGTAGCAATGAGTGTTGCTTTGGCAACAGGACTTTTTGCAACACATACTTTAGTTCCACCAACACCAGGACCGATTGCAGCTGCTGGAAACTTGATGGTTGATAACTTAGGGCTTGTTATCATTTTCGGTTTCTTTATTTCAATCATTACAATGTTGGCAGGTTATTTTTGGGCATTAAGATCTGGTAAAATTTATAAAAGTGGTGAAGACTCTTTAGTAGACTTAGAAAAAGATAGTGAAGTTATTGAGAAGTATGGTGAGCTTCCAAGTGCATTCAAATCTTTTGCTCCTATTTTTATTCCTATTTTATTAATGGCTTTAGCAAGTATTGTAAAACTTGTATTTGCAGATGCAAATGAGAGTTTCCTTTATAAACTATTTATCTTCTTAGGAAACCCTACAAATGCATTATTTATAGGTTTACTATTTGCTTCAATGCTTTTACCAAAATTTGATGAAGAAAGATTATCAGGTTGGATTGGAGAAGGTATCAAAAATGCTGGTGAAATTTTAATTATTACAGGTGCAGGTGGTGCTTTAGGTGCTGTATTAAAAGCAAGTGGAATTGGTACATATCTTGGTGAGACTTTACAAACACTAAGTTTAGGTATTTTGGTTCCATTTATTATTGCAGCTGCTTTAAAATCAGCTCAAGGTTCATCTACAACTGCACTTGTTGTTACTTCAACTATTATCTATCCACTTCTTGCAAGTTTAGGATTAGATAGTGAGATTGGTAAAATCTTAACAGTTATGGCTATTGGAGCTGGTGCTATGACTGTAAGTCATGCAAATGACAGTTTCTTCTGGGTTGTTTCTAGATTTAGTCAAATGGATGTTGCTACAGCATATAAAGCTTACACAACAGCAACTTTATTACAAGGTGTTGTAACTATTGCTATTGTTTATGTATTAGCAGGAATATTACTTTAA
- a CDS encoding J domain-containing protein, whose amino-acid sequence MEKESYLYETFIIYNSKLNLKDFVTIGEVDKENKIAYLDTPYEMVGPFCLNELYNKGKIYFEACMVMTQNFWHKERIKLQKESFIKQQQSQNRFYEEIKNYNKKRQSLHINIDIEYRTLLSLPLEDKLDESQIKEAFRKVAKYTHPDVGGSHEEFIKVTIARDELLANII is encoded by the coding sequence ATGGAAAAAGAAAGTTATTTATACGAAACTTTTATTATATATAACAGCAAATTAAATCTAAAAGATTTCGTAACTATTGGAGAAGTAGACAAAGAAAATAAAATAGCATATTTAGATACACCATATGAGATGGTAGGACCCTTTTGTCTAAACGAACTTTATAATAAAGGAAAGATATATTTCGAAGCTTGTATGGTTATGACACAAAATTTTTGGCATAAAGAGAGGATTAAGCTACAAAAAGAATCTTTCATAAAACAACAACAAAGCCAAAATAGATTTTATGAAGAGATAAAAAACTATAATAAAAAAAGACAATCTTTACATATAAATATTGATATAGAGTATCGTACTCTTTTATCTTTACCCTTAGAAGATAAACTTGATGAAAGCCAAATTAAAGAGGCTTTTAGAAAGGTTGCAAAATATACTCATCCTGATGTTGGGGGAAGCCATGAAGAGTTTATTAAAGTAACAATTGCCCGAGATGAATTACTAGCAAATATCATCTAA
- the purH gene encoding bifunctional phosphoribosylaminoimidazolecarboxamide formyltransferase/IMP cyclohydrolase, whose amino-acid sequence MRALISVSDKSGVENFAKELVALGYEIISTGGTYNKLKDAGIAVIEANEVTKFPECFEGRVKTLNPYIHGGILHRRDKQSHLDQAKELGVEGIDLVCVNLYPFKATIEKTDDFEEIIENIDIGGPAMVRSAAKNHDSVIIVTDVADYDVVLNNLKNGTNTQEFRRDMMIKAYEHTAAYDSMIANYMNKRFNNGMGAKQFIVGEKVFDTRYGENPHQKGALYEFDKHLSNKFITLKGEASFNNMGDISGAAKIASAFGDDNAVCIVKHGNPCGFAIKDTLLESYTEALKCDPISAFGGVVAVNGVVDLDLAVKMNEIFLEVVFAADFTAEAEEELNKKKRIKLFKQGTAKLEMANDAFNFKIVDGGFVYQDADKVEDDEVKNSELKSKRAATEQEVKDMEIAYKVASLTKSNCVVYVKNSAMVAVGMGMTSRVDAAKAALRKADDLGLDVTGSVLASEAFFPFRDSIDAAEAAGVKCVIEPGGSIRDDEIIEAANEFGMALYFSGKRHFLH is encoded by the coding sequence TTGAGAGCATTAATTAGTGTTAGTGATAAAAGCGGTGTAGAGAATTTTGCTAAAGAGCTTGTTGCCTTAGGTTATGAAATAATTTCAACTGGTGGAACTTACAACAAGTTAAAAGATGCAGGTATAGCTGTAATTGAAGCAAATGAGGTAACAAAATTTCCAGAATGTTTTGAAGGTAGAGTAAAAACTCTTAACCCATATATTCATGGTGGTATTTTACACAGACGTGATAAACAATCACACTTAGACCAAGCAAAAGAGTTAGGTGTAGAAGGTATTGATTTAGTATGTGTTAATCTATACCCATTCAAAGCAACTATTGAAAAAACAGATGACTTTGAAGAGATTATCGAGAACATTGATATTGGTGGTCCAGCTATGGTTAGATCTGCAGCTAAAAACCATGATTCAGTTATCATTGTAACTGATGTTGCTGATTATGATGTAGTATTAAACAACCTAAAAAATGGAACAAATACTCAAGAGTTCAGAAGAGATATGATGATCAAAGCTTATGAGCATACAGCAGCTTATGACTCTATGATTGCAAACTATATGAACAAAAGATTCAACAACGGTATGGGAGCTAAACAATTTATCGTTGGTGAGAAAGTATTTGATACAAGATATGGAGAAAACCCACACCAAAAAGGTGCATTATATGAGTTTGATAAACACTTATCAAATAAATTCATCACTTTAAAAGGTGAAGCATCATTTAACAATATGGGTGATATCTCTGGAGCTGCAAAAATTGCATCAGCATTTGGTGATGACAATGCAGTTTGTATCGTAAAACACGGAAACCCTTGTGGTTTTGCTATCAAAGATACACTTTTAGAATCTTATACAGAAGCACTTAAATGTGACCCAATCTCTGCATTTGGTGGAGTTGTAGCAGTTAATGGTGTAGTTGATTTAGACTTAGCAGTAAAAATGAACGAAATCTTCTTAGAAGTTGTATTTGCAGCTGACTTTACAGCAGAAGCTGAAGAAGAGTTAAATAAAAAGAAAAGAATCAAACTATTCAAACAAGGTACTGCAAAACTTGAAATGGCAAACGATGCATTTAATTTCAAAATAGTTGATGGTGGATTTGTTTATCAAGATGCTGACAAAGTTGAAGATGATGAGGTAAAAAACTCAGAACTTAAATCAAAAAGAGCAGCAACAGAACAAGAAGTAAAAGATATGGAAATCGCATATAAAGTAGCAAGTTTGACAAAATCAAACTGTGTTGTTTATGTTAAAAACTCAGCAATGGTAGCTGTTGGTATGGGTATGACTTCAAGAGTTGACGCAGCTAAAGCAGCACTTAGAAAAGCAGATGATTTAGGACTAGATGTAACTGGTTCAGTTTTAGCTTCAGAAGCATTCTTCCCATTTAGAGATTCTATTGATGCAGCGGAAGCCGCAGGTGTTAAGTGTGTTATTGAACCAGGTGGTTCTATTAGAGATGATGAGATTATTGAGGCTGCAAATGAATTTGGTATGGCTTTATATTTCTCTGGGAAAAGACACTTTTTACACTAA